From Anticarsia gemmatalis isolate Benzon Research Colony breed Stoneville strain chromosome 3, ilAntGemm2 primary, whole genome shotgun sequence, one genomic window encodes:
- the LOC142987426 gene encoding uncharacterized protein LOC142987426 isoform X1 → MPYILIRGNLASYGHKNPWRVLVSGLKAGDIEQLKRFACGGYCDDSTIVYLQHPCVILSALEVLGYKVVASSSTAVKQDYNEYMWTMRKEFSEPEPSIIVEQDNITNFSKEAMHLGNYQHPNKDDEV, encoded by the exons ATGCCCTACATTCTGATTAGAGGTAATCTTGCGTCGTATGGACATAAAAACCCTTGGCGCGTTTTGGTATCCGGCCTAAAAG CTGGTGACATAGAACAACTGAAGAGATTTGCATGTGGCGGATACTGCGACGATTCTACTatagtttatttacaacatCCTTGTGTTATTCTTAGTGCATTAGAG GTGTTGGGTTACAAGGTTGTCGCATCCAGTTCCACAGCTGTCAAACAAGATTATAATGAGTATATGTGGACTATGAGAAAAGAGTTTTCAGAACCAGAACCTTCAATTATTGTTGAACAGGATAATATCACGAATTTTAGCAAGGAGGCTATGCACTTGGGCAACTACCAACATCCAAACAAAGACGACGAGGTTTAA
- the baf gene encoding barrier to autointegration factor produces MSSTSQKHRNFVAEPMGEKPVTDLAGVGEVLGKRLEGAGFDKAYTVLGQFLVLKKEKELFQEWLKDTCNANSKQSADCYQCLKDWCDEFL; encoded by the exons ATGTCTAGTACATCTCAAAAACACAGAAATTTTGTCGCTGAGCCCATGGGAGAAAAACCAGTAACCGATTTAGCGGGTGTTGGTGAGGTGCTGGGAAAAAGGCTCGAAGGTGCGGGATTTGATaaa GCTTACACTGTCTTGGGTCAGTTTTTGGTACTGAAGAAAGAAAAGGAACTATTTCAAGAATGGTTGAAGGACACCTGCAATGCCAACTCTAAACAGTCTGCAGACTGCTACCAGTGTTTGAAAGACTGGTGTGATGAATTTTTGTAA
- the LOC142987424 gene encoding uncharacterized protein LOC142987424, with protein MEMTLEESLYQAILAEDPDATSQILLKGANPNEIVSQGKTCLGEAANIGNVDVFKLLINTSQISPSSNKVPTGSFNISTRKRQLKCHKRKLKYTGQHEETVVKCKNSNDRNLKFYNYAPLDQDVNADKNQGYFVLIHSEGSSSDESKINNLRSPLSPSSLTPSPQADLEWDEDIVNVAPTTSEDETWCSMYKWYAAILESTGAAIASASVVSHGIDQQDAFMRTALHYAAEQGHIGIVKILIEAGCKVNITAGDGLTPLHVAVIKNHIEIVKTLLEAGSHVNYKTHEKMTSLHFAASRGFLDLVKILVLSGAYLEARDTNERTALYLAAGRGHEDVVKYLITAGANVNGEEIHGYTPLCEAVWQRYAGVVEILLSSGARITHSHRLLHNAIIQKQVEIVKLLTNYAGSMNLHNDNGDTPLLIAARQGQVDIATILLNSGANVNSSNSITGVTALHVAVESVSVAEEFEELLKCLLDYKIDMNATALTGDTPLNRALILQKDNAAVLLIRYGSDVNTGDLHSCGLDNLSIASRRRSYSLASMLLKAGHYVTAPDSYDACPEADCTAKWLYNACRQPLNLTDLCRIKIRSLGNNKILYRFISSLPLPKSLKGFLMMENEG; from the exons ATGGAAATGACGCTTGAAGAAAGCTTATACCAAGCAATATTAGCAGAAGATCCAGATGCCACTTCACAGATCCTTTTAAAAG GTGCTAATCCGAATGAGATTGTTAGTCAAGGCAAAACATGTCTTGGGGAAGCAGCAAATATTGGAAATGTGGATGTTttcaagttattaataaatactagtCAAATATCACCTTCATCAAACAAAGTGCCTACTGGTTCTTTCAACATTAGTACAAGGAAAAgacaattaaaatgtcataaacGAAAGCTTAAATATACAGGACAGCATGAAGAAACTGTAGTCAAATGTAAAAATTCTAATgatagaaatttaaaattttataattatgcaCCACTAGATCAAGATGTAAATGCTGATAAAAATCAaggctattttgttttaatacacAGTGAAGGTTCTAGTAGTGATGAaagtaagataaataatttaagatcACCTTTGAGCCCATCTTCCCTGACACCTTCACCACAAGCTGATCTTGAATGGGATGAAGATATTGTCAATGTTGCACCAACTACTAGTGAAGATGAAACTTGGTGCTCAATGTATAA ATGGTATGCTGCTATACTGGAGTCTACTGGGGCAGCCATAGCATCTGCATCAGTAGTTAGCCATGGCATAGATCAACAAGATGCCTTCATGAGAACAGCTCTACACTATGCCGCTGAACAAGGCCATATTggaattgttaaaatattaattgaagcTG GGTGCAAAGTAAACATCACTGCAGGAGATGGATTGACGCCGTTGCATGTCGCTGTTATAAAGAACCatatagaaatagtaaaaactCTGTTAGAGGCTGGTAGTCACGTAAATTATAAGACTCATGAAAAAATGACATCATTGCATTTTGCGGCATCAAGGGGGTTTCTGGATTtg gtGAAAATATTAGTCCTTAGTGGTGCTTATTTGGAAGCAAGAGATACCAATGAACGAACAGCGCTATATTTGGCGGCTGGTCGAGGCCATGAAGATGTAGTTAAGTATCTTATCACAGCAGGTGCAAATGTAAATGGCGAAGAGATCCATg GGTACACACCTCTGTGTGAAGCTGTCTGGCAGAGGTATGCAGGGGTGGTGGAAATATTGCTATCATCTGGTGCTCGCATCACTCATTCTCATAGGCTTTTACACAATGCTATAATTCAAAAACAG GTGGAAATAGTAAAATTGCTTACTAATTATGCTGGAAGCATGAATTTGCATAATGATAATGGTGACACCCCACTTCTTATAGCTGCAAGACAAGGACAGGTTGACATTGCTACGATTTTGCTCAACAGTG gtgCAAATGTTAATTCAAGTAATAGTATAACAGGTGTGACTGCATTACATGTAGCTGTTGAAAGTGTTAGTGTAGCTGAAGAATTTGAGGAATTGTTGAAATGCCTGCTAGATTATAAGATTGACATGAATGCGACAGCTCTCACTGGTGATACACCACTCAATAGGGCACTTATATtacaaaa GGACAATGCTGCGGTGCTGCTTATTCGCTATGGATCAGATGTCAACACTGGTGATTTACACTCATGTGGTTTAGACAACCTCTCCATAGCCAGTAGGAGGCGTTCATATAGTCTTGCTTCCATGTTACTGAAGGCAGGGCACTATGTAACAGCTCCAGACTCCTATGATGCATGCCCTGAAGCAGATTGCACAGCAAAATGGTTATACAATGCCTGCAGACAACCTCTAAATCTCACAGATCtctgtagaattaaaattagaagcttaggaaataataaaatattatatcgttTTATATCATCCTTACCTTTACCAAAGAGCTTAAAAGGATTCCTTATGATGGAAAATGAAGGCTAA
- the LOC142987427 gene encoding uncharacterized protein LOC142987427 yields the protein MDTKGSQNLSPSNLATVPLTEEDGVVYIAIKGSVHANDCSVFGLGEEEIRALTKKYPGSGVVVNGVSIKTNVLGAINSLAQLGYKVIASTGETEITWTLQRDI from the coding sequence atgGACACAAAGGGCAGTCAAAACTTATCTCCCAGCAATTTGGCGACAGTGCCACTGACAGAGGAGGATGGAGTGGTTTACATTGCAATCAAAGGTTCTGTACATGCTAATGACTGTTCTGTTTTTGGACTAGGGGAAGAAGAAATCAGAGCTCTGACTAAGAAGTATCCAGGATCGGGAGTTGTGGTCAATGGTGTTTCCATAAAAACAAATGTACTTGGTGCCATAAACTCATTGGCCCAACTTGGTTACAAGGTGATTGCAAGCACTGGTGAAACCGAGATCACCTGGACTCTCCAGCGTGACATATAA
- the LOC142987426 gene encoding uncharacterized protein LOC142987426 isoform X2, with product MHVRFVFVFSRAPGDIEQLKRFACGGYCDDSTIVYLQHPCVILSALEVLGYKVVASSSTAVKQDYNEYMWTMRKEFSEPEPSIIVEQDNITNFSKEAMHLGNYQHPNKDDEV from the exons ATGCATGTCAGATTTGTGTTTGTGTTCAGCCGTGCCC CTGGTGACATAGAACAACTGAAGAGATTTGCATGTGGCGGATACTGCGACGATTCTACTatagtttatttacaacatCCTTGTGTTATTCTTAGTGCATTAGAG GTGTTGGGTTACAAGGTTGTCGCATCCAGTTCCACAGCTGTCAAACAAGATTATAATGAGTATATGTGGACTATGAGAAAAGAGTTTTCAGAACCAGAACCTTCAATTATTGTTGAACAGGATAATATCACGAATTTTAGCAAGGAGGCTATGCACTTGGGCAACTACCAACATCCAAACAAAGACGACGAGGTTTAA
- the LOC142987426 gene encoding uncharacterized protein LOC142987426 isoform X3 encodes MHVRFVFVFSPGDIEQLKRFACGGYCDDSTIVYLQHPCVILSALEVLGYKVVASSSTAVKQDYNEYMWTMRKEFSEPEPSIIVEQDNITNFSKEAMHLGNYQHPNKDDEV; translated from the exons ATGCATGTCAGATTTGTGTTTGTGTTCAGCC CTGGTGACATAGAACAACTGAAGAGATTTGCATGTGGCGGATACTGCGACGATTCTACTatagtttatttacaacatCCTTGTGTTATTCTTAGTGCATTAGAG GTGTTGGGTTACAAGGTTGTCGCATCCAGTTCCACAGCTGTCAAACAAGATTATAATGAGTATATGTGGACTATGAGAAAAGAGTTTTCAGAACCAGAACCTTCAATTATTGTTGAACAGGATAATATCACGAATTTTAGCAAGGAGGCTATGCACTTGGGCAACTACCAACATCCAAACAAAGACGACGAGGTTTAA
- the LOC142987425 gene encoding uncharacterized protein LOC142987425 → MDHGNNCDHSHCTHANASVCQSISEMDWERGLWYAAFYGDEERVRELIKKARNAKELVNTPDNAGYTPLHYAARKGYIDICKILLQYGAKIDALTKSGLATPLHKAAAAGKLEALKYLIQSGAQITMQDADGQTVLHKAAENKHQHLVDYLKETCSELISMKDIKGQRASDYISSQNN, encoded by the exons atggatCATGGCAACAACTGTGATCATTCACACTGCACTCATGCAAATGCATCAGTATGTCAGTCAATATCTGAGATGGACTGGGAGAGAGGCTTGTGGTATGCAg CTTTTTATGGTGATGAGGAAAGAGTAAGAGAATTGATAAAGAAGGCAAGAAATGCTAAAGAACTGGTGAACACCCCAGACAATGCTGGATATACTCCCTTGCACTATGCGGCACGTAAAGGTTATATAGacatttgcaaaatattattgcaatatGGAGCAAAGATTGATGCACTGACAAAGAGTGGACTTGCAACACCTCTGCACAAAGCTGCGGCGGCAG GTAAACTTGAGGCATTAAAATATCTAATTCAGTCCGGAGCTCAAATTACTATGCAGGATGCTGATGGCCAAACAGTCCTTCACAAAGCTGCTGAAAATAAACATCAACACTTAGTGGATTATCTTAAAGAAACTTGCAGCGAGCTCATCAGTATGAAGGACATTAAAGGTCAAAGAGCATCAGACTATATCTCAAGTCAAAACAACTGA